From the genome of Toxoplasma gondii ME49 chromosome XII, whole genome shotgun sequence:
ATGGCAACCTAACTGTATCTAGGGGTGTGGCTTTGTCTTCTACggaaggcaaagaaaagtggaaaaagTTTGAATCATTCGAGGTCCTCCCCTCTGCCGTGCCAAGCCGCCCAGCAGCGGCTAAGTTTTCTGGTGCTTAACGACATCGTGTTTGCAATCCTCTTTTGCTAATGAAAATCCCTCGTACGTTACCACTCAGCCGTGAGACACCATACACACCCGCACAAGCGGTGCATTCTGGGGTATGCGTCGCTGTCAGGCACGGTCGTCTTCATGCATCAGAACTAATTTCCCCGGTGGATTTCTGGCCAGTGAGTTATGCTTGTTGGTGAGTTAAATTGAAAACCCGTTAACGTAACTTCACACGGCTGTTGTTCACACCAGGTACTGCATGTGTCTGCTCAGAAATTCTCTGTGGCACGAAGCCTGCTTTTGGACCAAAACCCTGGGCATAATGCCCTGAAGCGTCGTTGTAACTACCGCGTAGTAGTACAACACAGTACAGAAAAAGTGACACCCTGTTGTCTTGCGCATCCAGCGACTCGTCTTTAACGGTCTCAACAAATTCACCAATACCACAATCGCTCTTGCTTTGCCAGGCTTCAACAGCGGTTCCGGTTGGGTAACCGGACGGCTCCGGGGCACTGTGACTTCCCAGACATACGACAGCTCTCAGGCCTTACCATCCTTGAAGGGACACTGCAGGTGACAAAAGAAAAGGGTCTAGGGTGTCACTGCAAATAGGTTTCCTCGATACCCGATATGAATCCCAGGCTTGTCTCGTTGGCGTCACAGTTCTCACAGTTCTATTAAGGAAAAAACAAGGCCGCTATCAGTGTGCTTCGTTTAGCCAACTTAAAACACGGACAACTTGATCACATGTTGAAAAGACGGAAAAGAATGGCATTCGGCACATACGCGAGGCGGCCTGCTTTGAAGGTTACAAACGGACGGACATTCGatttccccccccccccccccccactgAAAGACTGGTCACTCGACTGTTTCGGAATTCTtggcttctgcctctcgaaCGGATGAGACAATGAACCAAACTCCGGTGCCGCAGCTCCGTTCGTTGGATCACTACAATTTTCTGGTATCTTGCAGCTCTTGCAGGGACTCAGTGATACGGTGCAGTGCCTTGTTACACGGCCACTGTGTACCAGATGCCACCGCTCTACCAACTCGTGCACTTCACATCTTCCACTCACTGAGAGCAGAACTCCCGAGCTACCCACATTCGACCGTTTGAAGCACGACTTCATTCCCCTTCCAACTACGACAAATAACAAAATATGAAGCTGTCGTTCTGGGCATCTCACTCAAAGGATATCATCTGTTGCAACACGCGGCACTGACGTTTGCTTGTCAAAACAGTTTGATGTGCCTTGCTACCGTCCCTCGCAACCCAAAACCCTCGTTTCACACGACTGAAAATTTGGCGGTTATCttgttctctgccttcttctgaaGCTTGCTTCCTCCTTCATATTCGCTCATCACTCTTCCATTCCTTTGTTGTTCCCTTCCTCACCGCCATCCCGCTAAGTCGACGGTGCCGGCGAGGGTTTTAACTCCAGTTCAGgtggcgtcttcttcactcgtttcgctttttgagagacgagggagctCGTCGAAAACGCTGAGGTGTATGCGGAGCAGGCTTACCGTCAGTCCCACCATCCGCTGTAGATGACTCGGACCCTGACCGAGCGAGTTTTCGACTAGACCGCCCTCTACGTTTATATGCTGTTTGTACACCTTTGCGCTTGCTCGAAGACCTTTTTCTCATTTTGTAAAGGACCATTCCAGCCACTATGGTAAGAAATAAAGCAATTCCGCCGATCAGAATTATCCGGGTCACACTGGTCtggaagaaaagcaagagTACAGGTACACGCTACACGCACGTGTCCTCCCGCAAGCTGAGCTAATATCCAAAGAAGACAGATTCAGTTAAGTATGTAAGACACTATGCAACCGTCACTTACAGATGCGGATAAGCAGCAATTTAAATCGCGGTACCTATGTCTGCAGAGTCGTTACATCCATCTCAACGACAGAGGAGGGCGACTAAGTTTTTCGACTAAATACACAGAAATGCATTTTTCGAGTGCGTTTCCTGTTCATAAAAGATTTATTTAATCAACGCTACTGTATTTGCAACGCGTCGAAACACCGCTGAGGCCGTCACGCTATGAGATCTTGGTCGGCGACTAAAACAAAGTCACCTCTTACAGAGCTTACCCCGCCATCCCCTGACACCGTGCGTCTTCGCCGTGGTCGTAAAGCACCCGCGGTAGTCTCCTACAGTAACAGGACATCAACACAACAGAGGAAAGTTTGTTTTTCTAGCGATGGGCCTTTTGTGTCTCGCGCAAGAGGCACTGCGGTCCAACTGCGCCGTCTGTAACTGTGAGCTGCCGAGCATTACCGCGCATACTACACTGGCAACGACGGAGCACCCCACaggactgcttaagacagctaGAAGTGCTCGGTTTCGATATCCTACAACACTGAGGTTCTTCCACATCGGTCGTGTTCTAGCCACGCAACATGGAATGCAACTCGATCTTCTGAGATAACAACGACATACCCACCACCGACATTTGAGCAAGAGTTGCTGCTCAAAAAGTAAGAAACAGACTTTAACTAGTGCCCTGTAAGTCACCACCTGCGGTTACACAGTGAAATCCCAAATTACTAAATAGACGTTTTGGGCTCCTCAACAGTAAGCAGGCACCCGTCCATGCCGACACCGTTAAGCTTTCCCTGGTGCAAATTTCTCAAAACCACTATATGGTGCCAGTCGGAGAGGAAATATCTTACATGAAGTTGATGGGCAGCCTCGTGAGGTCGAGGAGTGTCTCTGCGCTGAAAGAACGCAAACATACAAGACGTTCGGCATCCTAAACAGGCACGAATCACAGCGAGGAACTGGGCAATATGGAGTCATCAGGAAGCCGCATGCAACCGAAATGTCTTCATAATTTCCACACAAGATGCCACGTTTGAATGCTTGTACTTGGGTAGGAGAACCGCTGAAACCAACCTTCGATCCTGCCTCCACTGCTGGTTTCCTCGCTCCATACAAACACGCACTGTGAGATTTACAAAACTTTTCGTGACTGCGTTTCCCGACTTGAGGTCCCGGAGAGTTCGAAGCAGAGTGCAACATGGAGACGACGCACACCCTGTGGACAACTCAAATACCCGAAGCTGTACGctgttcccctctctctcacaAAATATCGAGTGTTCAGAAAGACCCCTTTGCTTTTGCGTATCGACGTGACAACACTTTGTGTCCCATGAAAATCATAATCGTCACTTCACCTTTCCCTTTTAGATAAGGAAATCTGACACTGCGCTCACGACAGGATATGGAACGTTTCTCGTAAATAACCACACACAGAAAGCAATTCCGCTACACACTACAATCCATTTCAATTCAGTTGAAACAACTGAGCTGACAAAATCAAACCTGCTGAATTCACGTATCAAAGTACTCAACTACGCGGTTGCGCAAATACAGCCAGATGTTCACACGAATACGCCTACTGTCAAAACTccacgaggaaaagaagactgTTGATAAAGAGAACTTACTTCCTGAAGAAAACCGTGAAATAGAACAGAAACCACGTGATCACTCATATTTCCGAAGTACCCCATCACGGCAAATGTGCATCGCCGAAGTACCGGCGATATCG
Proteins encoded in this window:
- a CDS encoding hypothetical protein (encoded by transcript TGME49_300055~Predicted trans-membrane domain (TMHMM2.0):107-130); amino-acid sequence: MLLRTLLPFKRRYQERDASSGDEVPETFETCHSRVTISPVLRRCTFAVMGYFGNMSDHVVSVLFHGFLQERRDTPRPHEAAHQLHETTAGALRPRRRRTVSGDGGTSVTRIILIGGIALFLTIVAGMVLYKMRKRSSSKRKGVQTAYKRRGRSSRKLARSGSESSTADGGTDGKPAPHTPQRFRRAPSSLKKRNE